CTTCTCAAGGATTGCCCTCACAACCCCGGAAGGAACAAACTTACTGATATCTCCTCCATAATATGCAACCTCCTTAACGGTAGAAGAGCTTAAATAAGCATATTCCAGACTGGTCGTCAGAAAAATGGTGTCAATATCCGGCGCCATAATGCGGTTTGTCTGCGCCATCTGAAGTTCATAATCGAAATCTGTAATAGCGCGCAGCCCTCTGACAAGAAACTGCGCGTCGCATTTCTTTACAAAATCAATGGAAAGTCCGGTGAACGCCTCCACGCGGACATTACTCATATCTTTTGTTACTTCAAGTAGTATCTTAACACGTTCCAGCGAAGAAAACAACGGCTTTTTATTATTATTCTGTAAAACACCGACGATCAGCTCGTCCACGAGCGCCGCCGAGCGACGGATAATATCCAGATGCCCGAAGGTAACCGGGTCAAAGCTGCCAGGGTAAACGGCTCTTTTCATGATGTACTCCCCTCAGTTTTTTTCATAAAAATATGCGCATTTGTCTTGTATTTCTTGTATTTTAACAGGGAATAGCCAAGCCCGTCCAGATAGTCGAACGCCGTGTCCAGCGCCGCCTCTGTAATAATCAGCGTCTGCGCATCCGCCAGGGAAGAGTCTGCCAGCATTTCCAGCACTTCCCGCTCCAGACCCTGCCGGTACGGCGGGTCCATAAAGATAATATCGAAGGGTTTTTCCCCTTCCATTTTCCGAAGCGCGCTGCAGACATCCGTCTGCATCAGCACCGCGCGGTCCTTAAGACGGGTAAAAGACAGGTTCTGCTGGATGCACTGCGCCGCTCTCCGGTTATGCTCCACAAAAACGGCACTTTCTGCCCCGCGGCTTAATGCTTCGATGCCGATGGCTCCGCTTCCGGAAAACAAATCCAGAAAACGGCATCCCGGTATCTGCGCATTCAGCATATTAAACAGTGTTTCCTTAATGCGGTCCGTCGTCGGCCGGGTATCCATTCCCTCCACCGTCTTCAGCGCAAGCCGTCTTGCCGTCCCCGCAATCACTCTCATATCTCATCTCTCCCGTCCACGGAATCATTCATGCCCACACATCATGAAGTCCGCAAAAGCTACTCGTGCTCGCTCATCACATAGCCCGCAAGATTGTAGGCGTGGTCACTGATGCGCTCCAGGTTGCTTAAAATATCCAGAAACGCAACGCCATTGGTCGGATTGCAAAGCTGCTTTGACAGACGCTCGATATGCTTGTCGCGCAGCTCTTCCTCCATGTCGTCCACCTTTTCCTCGTATTTTCCAACCAGAGCCGCATCCTCGATGCTGATTTTTCTTCTGGCATTGATGGCGCACGAAAAAGCATCCTTGACCAGTCCCATAATCTCCGCCATCTCACCGAGCGCCTCCTGTGAAAAGCTGACGCGCTCGCCGCCCTCCTTCACATCGATGATCTCCACGATATTCTCCACATGGTCTCCCACGCGCTCAATATCGCTGACGGAGTAAAACAGATTCTTGACAATATCATGCTGCTCCACCGTGAGCGACAGATTATCAATTTCCACCAGATACTCTGTAATCAGCTCCTCCATCGCATTGATGGTCTTTTCGGTCTCATAGATTTTCTTTACAAGCTCCCCGTCAAAGCTCATGACCACCTTACAGGCATTGCAGAGATTTTCTGACGTAATCTCGCCCATGTGCACCACTTCCTTGACGGCATTTTCCACGGCGAAATCCGGGGATTTTAAGATACGCCGGTCCAGATGACGCAGCGTAACGGTTTTCTCGTCGTCGGCAGCAACATCCGCTCCCGCGTCCTCTTTCACCACCATACCGGAAAGTGCGACCAGCTTCTCCGCAAACGGGAAGAGCATGATGGTACAGGCAACCTTAAATCCGGTGTGGAAGATGGAAATTCCGACACTGTCGATGCTCCGGTGCGCAAGCTCCGGAAAAAACAGAAAGAAAACATAGCACAGCGTGCCGAATACCACCGCTCCGATGATGTTGTAAATCAGATGTATCGCCGCTACCCTCTTCGCGTTTCTGCTTGTGCCGAAGCTGGAGAGAATGGCAGTCAGACAGGAGCCGATATTCGAGCCGAGGCTGATGTATATCGCCGCGCCCGTTGTGACAGCCCCGCTTGTCGCCGCAAGCGTCTGGAGCACACCCACCGAAGCGGACGAGCTCTGCATGATTGCCGTGATGATGGTTCCGATTGCGATGCCGAGCAGCGGATTGTTTCCGAACATGATAAAGGCATCCGCGATAATCGGCAGATCCATATATTTCTTCGCCGAACCGCCCATAAAATCAAGACCGATAAAGAGCAGACCGAGACCGATGAGGATTTCCCCGTAGATCTGCTTCTTCGGCTTTTTGGCAAACATAATCAGAAACGCTCCGATGCCGACCATCAGAGGCGCATAAAGGGAAGGCGAGAGCGCCTTAAAGCTGTCCCCTACCTGTCCGAGCGATACAATCCACGCCGTAATGCAGGTACCGATATTGGCGCCCATAACGATGCCGACTGCCTGACTTAAATTCATGATCCCGGCATTGACAAAGCCGATCACCATGACTGTGGTAGCTCCGCTGCTCTGGATGATCGCCGTCAGCGCCGCGCCGACCAGCACGGCAACCAGACGGTTGTTGGTCAGAATTCCCAGCAGCTCCTGCATCTTGCTGCCGGCAGACTTCTGGATACCGGACGACATTCCGTGCATCCCGTACAGAAACATACCCAGTCCGCCGACAAAGGTAAACAAATTTGAAATGTCATCAATCGACATATGTAGCCTCCCTCGTACTCCGAAATGGAATCATTTGTGCTTTACGGGCATCCTGTCAGATGATGCTCCGCCATTCCAGGTCGCCGTGGTCCAGTCCGAGAATCAGGGACTCAGCCGTCGCAATGTTCGTCGCAATCGGGATATTGTATTTATCGCAGCATCTGGTAATCCGCTCGATATCCGCCTGACGCGGGTCCTGTATAATCGGATTATAGAAGAAAATTACCATATCCATGCTGTTGCGCTCAATCATTTCCGTAAACTGCTTGTCTCCGCCGACGCTGCCCGGCAGGAATTTGTGGACCTTCAGCTTGGTCACTTCCTCGATTCTCCGCCCGGTGATGCCTGTCGCATACAGCTCATGCTTGCTCAGAATCCGTTTATATGCCAGGCAGAAGTTTTCCATCAGACTTTTTTTACTGTTGTGTGCGATTACCCCAATATTCATTTTTCGCTTCCTTTCAAAAAACCCCAAAATATCAAATTGATTATAACATATTTATAAGAAATAGCAAATATATTTTTTTACAGAGAAAAGCCCGGATTTTCTCCGGGCTCCTCTCCTTTTTATCTGCGCTTCTTTTTAGAGCATGGTTGTGCCGTTCTGCGCGGACATCTGTTTTTCCTGTGCTTCAATCATTTTCTTAACCATATATCCGCCTACGGAACCGTTCTGTCTGGATGTCAGATTGCCGTTGTATCCGTCTGTTAACGGTACGCCGAGCTCGCTCGCAACTTCAAATTTGAAACGGTCCAGTGCTCCCTTCGCCTCCGGTACTGCTGCTGTGTTAGAAGATTTACTTGACATAAAATTTACGCCTCCTTTGCATTTTATCTGCAATCTTTTCGTTTGTTTTTTTGTGTGTTTTTCGATTGCAGTGATAGTATATGAAATTCTCCGGAATATAAACTGGCAGTTAATGTAAAAAAAGCGTTTCTCATATGTCACAGCAGACAGAGGGCGCAGAACCGTTTTCGCGTACGAAAAAACGTCCACCGGACGCTTTTGTCGTATGCATGGCAACAAAAAAAATCCCGCAGAAGCGGGATCTTCTGCCGCACAGAGGCGGCGTTTCTCTGACGTCTTTACAGCTCCACGCTGCCGGTAACGTCTCCGTTGATTACAAAATAAGCTTTGCCCTCTTCCGGTTTCAGATAAATGGTAACGGAAGCCATATCGCCAACCTTTTTTTTCAGCTCTTTGGTCCAGTATTCCTTTACCTTCTTCATAACATCGGCGTAATCCGTTTCTCTTCCGGCAAACTGCAGAATAACCGTCTCTTTCAGCGCCGCCTTTTTCGCCGGAGCCTTCTTTGCAGCCGGTTTTTCCTCAGCCGCATTCACGGTCTTTTCCTCTGCCTCCACCTTTGCCGCGGCCGGTTTTACTGTTTTCTTTTCCGTCTTTGCGGCAGTCGTTTTTGCTGTCTTTGCTGTCTTTTCCTCTGCCGCTGCGGCAGCTTCCTTTACAGCCGTTCTTCTTGCAGCCATTTTCATATCCTCCTGATAATCCGCTTATTTAAAGCATTTTTCGTCATATTTTTGATGTCACGATGACTATACACCCAGCCCGGCAAAATAGCAATGCTTTTTTTCATGTTTCAAAAAGTTTGTGGAAATTTTAAATTTTTCTGTTTTACAGATTTAATTTTTTCAGCTCATTTGACAGATAATTTTCCAGCTTATTGTGCAACTCTGCGTTTTCGGGTGCCTGCAGAGCCGAATCATGCTTCAAAATCACGTCTGCCGCTTCGCAGGCATTCTGCAGGATTTTAGCGTCTGCAAAGACGTCCGCGAGCTTAAATTCCATCAGACCGCTCTGACGCACGCCCAGGATATCGCCCGGACCGCGCAGCTTTAAGTCCTCCGACGCGATGAAAAATCCGTCGTTGGAGTGATTTAAAATCTCCAGGCGCTTTCTTGTTTTTTCATTATCCGTGGAGGAAATCATGATGCAGTACGACTGCGCCTTTCCTCTTCCCACTCTGCCGCGGAGCTGGTGGAGCTGCGCCAGCCCGAAGCGCTCGGCGTTCTCAATCATCATGACCGTCGCGTTCGGTACATTGACGCCCACCTCCACGACCGTCGTCGATACCAGCACCTGGATATCCCCGCACAGAAAACGCTCCATCACCTCATTTTTTTCCTTCGGCTTCATTTTTCCGTGCAGATATTCTATCCGGATATCCTCCGGCATTACCTCCCTCAGCCGTTCTGTATAGGAAATAACGTCCTCCGCCTCAATCTGTTCATTTTCCTCCACCATCGGACAGATGATATATGCCTGGTGTCCGAGACGGATTTCCTTTTCAATAAAATGATATGCTTTTTTCCGGTAAGTGGTATTCACCACGCAGTTTTTTATCGGCAGACGGCTTTTCGGCAGCTCATCGATAACGGAAATTTCCAGATCACCGTACAGAATGACGGCAAGCGTGCGCGGAATCGGCGTGGCGCTCATAACGAGCGTGTGCGGCTCTGCACCCTTTTCTCCCAGAAGCTCCCTCTGACGCACGCCGAAGCGGTGCTGCTCGTCCGTAATGACAAGCCCCATGCGCTTATACTGCACCTTTTCCTGAATCAGCGCATGGGTGCCGATAATCATATCCGCCTCGCCGGAGGCTATTTTTTCACAGGCGACCCGCTTTTCCCTGGCGGTCATGGAGCCGGTGAGCAGAACGGGACAGAAACGCAGATGCTGCGCTTCTATCAGCTCCGTCATGGAATCAAAATGCTGGCGTGCGAGCACCTCCGTCGGCACCATCAGCGCGCTCTGCAGTCCGTTTTCCGCCGCCAGAATCATTGCCAGAAATGCCAGGATCGTCTTTCCGGAGCCGACGTCCCCCTGAATCAGACGCGCCGCAACCTTCTCGCCCGTCATATCGCGCTGGATATCCTCCCAGACGCGCTGCTGCGCCCCGGTGAGCTCATATCCCAGATTGCGGATAACCGTATCCGTCAGCGGCGTCCGCCGGATGGTATACGGATTTTTCGCCTGTTCGTGCTGCTCCTTGAACTGGCGCAGCGCCAGTATAAACAGAAAAAACTCATCAAACACCAGCCGCCGTCTGGCAATCTTCATATGCTGTTCATCCTGCGGAAAATGGATTTCCTCAATGGCGTTTCTGTAATCCGCAAGCTGATAGCGCCTGCGGATATCCTCCGGCAGATAATCCCCGGAAAGCTCCATGCCGTCCAGCGCCTGCCGGACTGTTTTTGAGACAAGCTGATTTGTTAGTCCCTTTGTCAGCACATAGACAGGCTGCAGCTCTGCAAGAAGCTTCTGATACTGCTCCGGCGTATAAATGGCGGGCTGTTCCAGGAAAAGATTTGCTCCCTTCTGCACGATTCTGCCGCAGAATACATGATAGCCGCCCGGCTTTATGGTGTTGCGCAGATATGGCATGTTATACCAGCGCACGCCGATAGCGCCCGCCTTATCGCACAGAACGGCGGACACAATCTGCATCCGCTTTACGTACTGTACGGTAAGCGTGCGCTCCGGCGCCGCATAAATGGCAATCTCCCTGCCCTCCTTTACCTGCGAGGTATCCGTAATTTCCGGAAAGCGCCGGTAGGTGCGGGGATAATAAGAAAGCAGGTCGCCAAGATTGCGGATACCTGCCTTCTCAAATACAAGTTTTGTCTTTTCGCCAATGCCCTTCAATTCATCAAGGGGCGTTTTCTGATTCATAAAACGAAAATCCTTCCTTATCTGTTAAAGCTACTCTACAGAAACCACGTAGTAGTAAATCGGCTGTCCGCCGGAATATACCTCGACCTCACAGTCCGGATACTTTTCCTTCAGCTCTTTGCCGACCGCCTGCGCGTCCTCCTCCGTAACATCCGAGCCGTAGTAAACGCTGATAAGCTCGGAATCCTCGTCCATCATCAGGCTGACCGTCTCCTCTGTGACAGCCGCGATGTCATTGCCGACCGCAAGGATGGAGTGGTCGCCGATACCCATAATGTCGCCCTCGTGGATCGTCTTGTCGTCAATATGCGTATCGCGCACAGCATAAGTAATCTGTCCTGTTTTGATCATGGACAGCCCCTCTGTCATCGCCTCTTTGTTTTCCTCCGCAGATTTGTCCGGCGCAAAATTAATGATTGCGGAGATACCCTGCGGCACGGTCCTCGTCGGAATCACGACGATCTGCTTGTCCTTTGTGAGCGCCTGCGCCTGGTTTGCCGCCAGAATGATATTTTTATTGTTCGGCAGGATATAAATGGTGTCCGCGTTTACCTGGTCGATAGCGTTCAGCATATCCTCCGTGCTCGGATTCATCGTCTGACCGCCCTCAATCAGATAGTCCACGCCGAGACCTTTGAAAATCTCACCGATTCCCTCACCGATCGACACGGAGATAAAGCCGTTTTCCTTGTGCGGCATCGCCGGTTTCTCCGGTTTTTCCGCCTTAGCCTCCTCCTGCGCGTGTTTCGAAGCATCCTTGATCAGCTTTTCCTGATGCTCCTCACGCATATTGTCTATCTTCATCCGGGACAGCTCGCCGTAGGTGAGCGCCTTTGTGATGGCAACGCCCGGTTCGTTCGTGTGCACATGTACTTTTACGATATCCTCATCCGCCACCACGACGATGGAATCACCGATGCTCTCAAGGAAAGCCTTGAAGGCAAGCTCTTCCGCCTCATCCATCGGCTTGCGGGTCCGGATGATAAATTCGGTACAGTAACCGAATTTGATTTCCGCCTGGGCTTCCACGGAAACCTCCGCACCGGCGCCGGAGGTCTTCTCCTGCCCCTCGATAACATAGTTTACCTCTTTGCCCAGATATGCGTCGAAGGCGCCTTTGAGCACCTGGATCAGACCCTGTCCGCCGGAATCCACCACACCTGCTTCCTTCAGCACCGGAAGCAGCTCCGGGGTCTGTGCCAGCACTTCCTCCGCGTGAGCGAGCGCGCCGCCAAGCACCTCTTCCATTTCGGCACCCTCAGACGCCAGCTCGGACGCTTTTTCCGCAAAGCCCTTTGCAACGGTGAGAATAGTTCCCTCCTTCGGCTTCATAACAGCCTTGTACGCCGTCGCAACTGCTTTCTGGAATGCCTCCACGATCAGCTCTGTCGTAATCTCCTTCTCATATTTAATTACCTTTGTAAAGCCTCTTAAAAGTTGGGAAAGAATAACGCCGGAATTTCCGCGCGCCCCGCGCAGAGACCCCGATGAAATTGCCTTTGCCAGCGTTTCTAAATTTAATTCCTCCAGGGAAGCGACTTCCTTCGCTGCCGACATAATCGTCAGCGTCATATTTGTTCCGGTATCTCCATCCGGAACCGGAAAAACGTTTAATTCGTTGATCCACTCCTTATTTGCTTCCAGGTTGCTGGCACCAGCCAAAAACATTTTTGCGCACAGTTGTGCGTCGATTGTATTTCTACCCACTTCCGAGTTCCTCCTTAATCAATCACTCTTACGCCTTCTACGGCAATATTTATTTTATCGATCTCCATACCGGTAAATTCCTCCACCTGGTACTTTACATTGCTTATCAGATTTTCCGCCACTGCAGAAATGCTGACACCGTAAGAGACGATGACATGAAAATCCAGAGAAATCCGGTTGTCCTCACCAACGGTGACATTAATACCGTGTTTTAAGCTGTCACGCTTCAAAAGTCTTACAAGACCATCCTTCATGCTTACCGCCGCCATGCCGACGATTCCGAAGCATTCCACGGCAACGCTGCCCGCATAGGTTGCAATAACATCTTTATCAATGGAGATGGTCCCCAGTGCATTATCCATACGACCTTTCATATTCATACCTCCAAATTTCATATGACTGATGCCAGGACAGACGAAAATCCGGCTGCATCGGGAAACAGATTTATTTGCTCCCGGCATCATGTATCTACAGTATAACAAGTTTTCCGCAAAAAGGAAACATCTTTTTTCAAATTCTACTTGCAAATTCAAATGGATTCTGTTAAAATACCATTGTTGTCAGTCTGTACATAACAGTATAGGCGAGTAAGGTATAAGGAGGTGCTGTCATGGCCAGATGTGCAATTTGTGATAAGGGCGCTCATTTCGGAAACAACGTGAGCCACTCTCATAGAAGATCCAACAGGATGTGGAAATCCAACATCAAGTCAGTAAAAGTTAAAGTAAACGGAGCCGCTAAGAAGATGTACGTTTGTACTTCCTGCTTAAGGTCCGGTAAAGTAGAAAGAGCATAATGTAAGGTATTTACAGACACCGCCTGGATGGGCGGTGTTTTTTTTGCCGTGCAGACGACAAAAACGTCCACCGGACGTTTTTCGTCAGCACATAAACAGGTTATAGCCTGCCAGGAGAAAAGAAAAAATCAGAAGAACCGTGATAAAGGAATTGGATATAAACAGGGAAATCAGCATCCCCGCCGCTATCCAGAACAAGGTATAGCCCGCAATCCGTTTCATATATGTTCTCCCGACTTTTTCTATTATTCTATGCAGTTTTCCGTAAAATGTTCCTGGCAGGCAGCGGTATGCTGCCTACAGAATTTACCACCCGGATAATAGCCCGTCCGGATGCAGAATGGCTTAGTTGTCTGTATCGCTGCCATCCTCAGAGCCGTCTGCTTTATCCGCACCGGAGGCTGCGCTGCCCGTGCTGCTTCCCGTACCGGATGCCGTGCTGCTTCCCGCGCCCGACGCAAATCCGTTTCCGGAGGTAAAGCGGTTCACAAAATCCGGCACCATATCGAGCACCTTTGTCAGACCGTCCTGGTTGCGCACATTTACCAGACGCGAGGTGCCGTTCTGGATGACAAGCACCGCGCTCGGCATCATCTTGCAGCCCATGCCGCCACCGCCGTTATTTTTCTGCTTGGTGCTGCTCTCCTGTCCTTCAAATGCAGCCGCCGCCACGCCGAAGGATACATCCACCAGCGGCAGAATGATGGTATCGCCCACCGTGATCGCATCGCCAACTACTGTTTTGGAATGAATAAAGCCGTCCATTCCCTTGAACAGTGATTCTACCTTTGACTGAAAATTGTTTTCTGATGCCATTTTTGTTCCTCCTTTATTTTCACTCTGAATTTCCTGTTATGAGTTTCTCTCTGTAACGGTTTTTCCGGTATGCCGCCCTTTTTCCGCAGCATCCGGCAGGTATTTGCAGCCGCACTGTTCACCCGGCGCCTTTTTATGACCGGCTGCCCAGCAGCCTTCTTATACGTTTGATGGTAATCCGGACGTGCTTATCCAGCAGAAGCGCCAGCACTGTTTTTACCATATGGCATGCGCGGATATGTCCTTTCAGAAAAATTCTGCCCTCCAGTACCGGCTTCGTAAAGTCCGCTTCCACGATGATACGGTTTCCCGCCGCCACCTGAAGAATGCTTAAGATACCGAGAAGCTGTCCTGTATCGGCCGGGTCGTCCAGTCCGAACAATACGTTTCCCTCTATCTTTTTCGGGAAATAGTGCCGGAGAAGATAACGGATTTCTTTTTTTACATGCTGCAGAGCTTCCTGTGTATGGACATCGTACCATAGTTTCTTATAATATTCCAGTCTCGATTTCAGTTTCTCGATGCTCTGCCTGATATTCCGTATTTTTTCCAGAAACAGACGGAAGCTATTCTTTATTTTTTCAAAAAATTCCCGCAGTCTGCCAAAAATACCTGCGCGCGGCTGCTCCTCCTGCGGTTCATCCACCGGTCCTTCTTCCGGTTCGTCTCCCGGTGATGAAGGTTCGTTTCCAGGCTCTTCCTCCGATTTATCCACCGGTTTATCTTGCGATTCATCCACTGGTTTATCCTCCGGAGGGATAGACGTTCCAGATGATGAAGATTCCTCTTCCGGAGGTGCGGTTTTACCATCCGGTGATGTAGCTTCCTCTTCCGGCGATGCGGTTTTACCATCCGGTGATGCGGCTTCATCATCCGGCGGCACACAGGGTTCCGTTTTCTCTGTGTCCTCCTCTGGCAAAGCTTTTTTCCCTCCGGCATCTTTTTTCCTGCTCCGGGTCTTTTTTTTCTTCTCCCCGATAACCGTGTATCCGCATATTTTCACACAAATCTGCGGCTTTCCCTCCCGGTACTCTATGCTGACGGAAAGAAGATGCAGCAGCCAGGTAATCCGCGCGGAGGCTGACAGCTTTTCTGTTTTTTCCGCCGACGCCTGGTAGCGGATGGGTACAAACAGAAGCAGCAGTGCCGCCGCCAGCAGAAGAAGCAGCAGAATGCCCAGCAGAATAAACGGTATTTTCAGTATCGTCAAAAATATATGTAGCATTTTTCCACCTGCCGCCTACTTTCTGAACCGAAACAATTTTCGCTTCTTTAACTTTTCCATCGGATATTCATAAACCATATCTTCTCCGTCCGGCACACGCTCCCGCAGGAACCTGCGGACATCAAAATCACCATTTTTACGGTAAGCATCGAGCGCAATGCCGGTGGCAAGCTCCACCGCCTCGTGCCAGCCTCTGGCGGCGCCGACAATCAGCGGACAGTGCCCGTGCAGAACCGGCTGGAGCAGAGCATCCGCCAGAAAAATATCAAAGAGATCCTTCTCATTGGCCGCCAGGGTAATGAGGTATACATCTGGCATCCCGACGCCGGTCTCCGTATTTTTGATAAGCTGCTCCCTGCTCTTTTTTAATTTCTCACCGATATATAGCTTCTGATACCATTTCATAATTATATCCTTGCCACTTTTTTACAGTTTAATCGATTGCAGAGAAAGGGATTGTCGCATAACTCTGCAGCAACCCCTTACCCACTTAATAATGTTTCTTTGTTCCCCACAAATTTGCTTTTTTCAGCGATAGATACTCGTCGTATGCGCGCTCCAGCATCGTCCGCTCATTGGCAAATTTTAACAGATGGTATGCCTCATGGTATTTGTAATACCCTGAGTCCACAAAGTGTTCTTCGCGCTGTGGTTTGCTATAATAACTTTCCGAACGCATCAGGTACCAGTGTACATCCTTTTCCACCACATCCTCCGGCACATTGAAAGAATACTGGCTTTTCCCGATATACTTTACAATGTTCGCCTTCACGCCGGTTTCCTCCAGAACCTCGCGCAGCGCAGTGTCCCGGTACTCTTCACCGACCTCTACTGTCCCCTTCGGCAATACCCAGCCCTCATATTTGTTCTTATAGCTCTTGAACAAAAGCAATATCTTGCCCCGAAATATTACCACACCGCCACAGCTCGTTGCCTCAATCATTGCAATT
This is a stretch of genomic DNA from Marvinbryantia formatexigens DSM 14469. It encodes these proteins:
- a CDS encoding NUDIX hydrolase, whose amino-acid sequence is MIEATSCGGVVIFRGKILLLFKSYKNKYEGWVLPKGTVEVGEEYRDTALREVLEETGVKANIVKYIGKSQYSFNVPEDVVEKDVHWYLMRSESYYSKPQREEHFVDSGYYKYHEAYHLLKFANERTMLERAYDEYLSLKKANLWGTKKHY